The Blattabacterium sp. (Cryptocercus kyebangensis) region TATTTTTCAATAAAAGAAATTATATCTTATGAAGATTCAAAAACAGGAGGAGAAATTATTGCTTTACCTTCTAGAAAGTTTGAAATAGTAATCCTAATGGATTTTGATTCAGAATTTATTGATACACAAAATGCTGTATTAAAACATTTAAATCAATTCCAGAAAAAAATAGCAAGTTCAAAAACTTTTTGTTTCCTTTATGAAAAAGAAGGAAAAATTTTGAATCAAAAAGATTTATTTTCTTTACATTACACTTCTAACGAAATAGCTAAACATTATCTTTTAGATATTATTGGTGATTTAACTTTAATAGGAGTAAAATTAAAAGGTAAAATAATAGCTTATAAACCATGTCATCATATAAATACTCAATTTGCAAAAAGATTGATAAAAAAAATTAAAATATTCAAAAAAAAAGATATTCCTAAATTTGATTTAACAAAAAATCCTCTATTTGATATAAAAAGTATTATGAAAATTTTACCTCATAAACCTCCATTTCTTTTAGTAGATAAAATTATAGAATTAAAAGAAAATTATGTAATAGGAGTAAAAAATGTCACTATGAATGAACCTTTTTTTATGGGACATTTTCCTAAAGAACCAATAATGCCTGGAGTTTTACAGATAGAAGCTATAGCACAAGTAGGAGGGATTCTAGTTTTAAACAAACTAAAAAATCCAGAATCTTATTCTACATATTTTTTAAAAATAGACAAAGTAAAATTTAAACAAAAAGTAGTTCCTGGAGATTTACTAGTTTTTCAAGTAGATTTGTTAGAACCTATAAGGAGAGGAATTGTTCATATGCAAGGAAAAGGTTATGTAAATAAAAAACTGGTAGTTGAAGCAGAAGTATTGGCAAAAATAATGAAAATTGATTGATTTTTTTAAATTCCTATTAGATAAAGAAAAAATTTGGAACATTAAATTTTAATAAAATGTATACAAATATCAAAAAAGGATTGTATATATTACACAATAATGAAATATACAAAATAATTGATTTTCTTCATGTCAAACCAGGTAGGGGATATGCTTTTGTAAGAACTAAATTAAAAAATATTATTACAGGTCATATTTTAGAAAATAATTTTTCAGCTAAACATAAAATAAAAAAAGAAAAAATCGAATCCGATTCGTATTGTTATTTATATAGATATGGTAACTTATTTCATTTTATGAATACCAAAAGTTATGATCAGATACAAATTGAAAAAAAGTTAATGAAAAATATAGAATTCTTAAAAGAAGGAATGAAATTCACTATTTTTTTTCATGTTAAAAATAAAAATAATAAAATTTTTTTATTTATAAAAATCCCCCCTACAGTTATTTTAAAAGTTAAATATACAGAATCTGTAAAAAAAGGAGATACTATTAATAATGCTAGTAAAATTGCTGTTTTAGAAACAGAAAATAAATTATTAGTTCCTTTATTTATAGACTCTGGAGAATACATTAAAATTAATACGGATAGTAAATCCTATATAGAAAGAGTTAGAAAATAATAAATAAAATATGTATTTTATTTTAATAGATATAAAATTATATCAGAATATCAGATAAAGAATTATGAGTATCTTGATAGATAAGAACATTCGAGTTATTGTACAAGGGTTAACTGGAAAAGAAGGCTTGTTTCATACTGAAAGGATGATAAATTATGGGACTAATATAGTTGGAGGGGTAACTCCTGGTAAAGGAGGTAAGATTTATTTAGGAATTCCTATTTTTAATACTATGTATGATGCTGTTAATAATACTGGAGGTGATGTAAGTGTTATTTTTGTTCCTTCTTTATTCGCATCAGATGCTATTATGGAAGCAATCAGTATGAATATTAGAGTAATTGTATGCATAACTGAAGGAATTCCAGTTTCAGATATGATTCGAGTAAAATATTTTTTAAAAGGAAAAAAATCACGATTAATTGGTCCAAATTGTCCTGGAATTATTTCCTCGGAAAAATCAAAAGTTGGAATTATGCCTAATCTAGTTTTTAATAAAAAAGGAGGAGTAGGTATTGTATCCAGATCTGGAACACTTACTTATGAAGCCGCAGATCAAATAGTAAAATATGGATATGGAATTTCTACGGCTATTGGTATAGGAGGAGATTCTATTATTGGAATTAATATACAAGAAATTTTAGAGTTATTTTTGAAAGATGAGGAAACAAAATGTATTGTTATGATTGGAGAAATAGGTGGAAAATTAGAAATTGATGCTGCAGAATGGATAAAGAAATCAAAAAATAAAAAACCAATAATAGGATTTATAGCAGGTCAAACAGCTCCTAAAGGACGTACAATGGGTCATGCTGGAGCTATTATAGGAAAAACATCAGAAACTGCAAAAGTAAAAATGGATATTATGAAAAAATGCGGAATACATATTGTTTCCTCTCTTGCATATATAGGAATGAAGGTAAATGAAATTCTTCATGAAAAAGAAAAATAATGGATAGATTTTTAATAACTGGATTAGGTAATCCAGGTAAATTATATCAAAAAACAAGACATAATTTAGGTTTTTTTATTTTAGATCAAATATCAGAAAAATATTTTTTTTCTTTTTCTCAAAAAAAATTAGGGTCTCTTTCAGAATTCATTTTTCAAGAAAAACAAATTTTTTTTCTAAAACCTTCTACTTATGTTAATGAAAGTGGTTTATCTGTTAAATATTGGATGAACAAAAAAAAAATACTATTAAAAAATATTCTTATAATATCTGACGATATTTATCTTAATTTTGGAAATATTCGTTTAAGAGGAAAAGGAGGTGATGGTGGACATAATGGATTGAAAAGTATTGAAAAAGAATTAAAAAGTTCTCATTATGCACGTCTTCGTTTTGGGATTAAAAATGATTTTTCTAAAAAAATAAATTATGTATTAGGAATTTGGAATAAAAATGAATTGAAAAATATACTTAATAGATTAGAAATAAGTATTAATGTAATATTTTCATTTACTTTAAATGGATTACAAAAAACAATGAATTTATTCAATAAAAAAAATTTAGAATAGTATATAAGTATAAATTTTATAGAAGATATGAGTATTATGATTTCTATTAAATTAGTTCGAATTTATTCAAGGTTATCATTAATAGAGTAAAAATAATAAATTATGTATGCATTACATTCGTAACTTTTGTATCATTGCACATATAGATCATGGAAAAAGTACTTTAGCTGATCGTTTATTAGAATTTACAAAAACAGTTCCAGAAGGATATAGACATCAATTGCTTGATGATATGGATTTAGAACGAGAACGAGGGATTACTATTAAAAGTCATGCTATTCAAATGGAATACAAATATAAAAATCAGGAGTACAAATTGAATTTAATAGATACTCCAGGGCATGTGGATTTTTCCTATGAAGTATCACGTTCAATTTCTGCTTGTGAAGGGGCTCTATTAGTTGTAGATTGTACTAAAAGTGTACAAGCACAAACTATATCTAATCTTTATTTAGCATTAAAAAAAAATCTTGTAATTATTCCAATTTTAAATAAAATTGATTTATCTAATTCAAGATCTGAAGATGTTATAGAAGAAATTATAGAACTAGTAAAATGTAAATCGGAAGATATTATTTCTGTTAGTGCTAAAAATGGATTGGGAATTAAGGATGTTTTAGATAAAATTGTCACACATATTCCTCCTCCAAATGGAGATAATAAGGCCCCCCTACAAGCAATGATTTTTGATTCTTTTTATAATTCATTTACTGGAGTAGTTGCTTATTTCAGAGTAAAAAATGGAATCATACAAAAGGGGCAAAAATTGCGTTTTATGTCTACAGAAAAAATTTATTGTGCTTATGAAATAGGTATTCTTAAATTAAAACGTATTTCTAAAAATAAGATTGAAGCAGGAGATGTAGGCTATGTAGTTTCTGGAATTAAGAATACTTATGAAGTAAAAGTAGGAGATACGATTACTGATGCTAAAAATCCATCTTTAAAAGCTATAAGTGGATTTGAAGAAGTAAAACCTATGGTTTTTGCTAGTATTTATCCTATAAATTCTGATAAGTATGAGGAATTACGATCTTCTATAGAAAGATTGCAATTGAATGATGCCTCTCTTACTTTTAGTTCTGAATCTTCACCTGCTTTAGGATTTGGATTTCATTGTGGTTTTTTAGGTGTCCTTCATATGGAAGTTGTGAAAGAACGTCTTGAACGTGAATATGGAATTACTGTCATTATTACCATTCCTAATGTTTCTTATAGAGTTTTTATGAAAAAAAAATTAAATAAGGTTATTATTGTGAATAACCCTTCAGATTTTCCAGAAATGGAAAAAATACAAAGAATAGAGGAACCTTATGTTTTAGTTTCTGTTATTACCAAAGAAAATTTTATAGGGAATGTGATATCTTTATGTATAGGAAAAAGAGGAAATATGATTGGAGATCAACATTATTTAACCTCTTGTAGAATTAAAGTTACATTTGAAATTCCTTTATCTGAAATAATATTTGATTTTTATGATAAATTAAAAACAATATCTAAAGGATATGCCTCTTTTGATTACCATTTTTTAGGTTATAAAAATTCTGATTTAAAAAAAATTACTGTATTAATTAATCATCAAAAGGTAGATCCTTTATCTCTTTTAGTCCATAAAGACAAAGTTTTTTTTATAGCAAGAAAAATATGTAAAGAGTTATCAATTCTGATTCCAAAACATCAATTTAGTATACCTATTCAAGTTTCTGTTTCTGGAAAGATTATTGCTAGAGAAACTATTAAATCCCTAAGAAAAAATGTAACTGCTAAATGTTATGGAGGGGATGTTTCTAGAAAACGAAAACTTTTGGAAAAACAGAAAAAAGGAAAGAAAAAAATGCGTCAGATAGGAAAAGTTGAGATTCCTTCATCTACTTTTGTAAATTTTTTAAAAATTAATTAAAAATTTTTCAATATGTCCATAATTAAAATAGGAATAAATGGTCTTGGAAGGATAGGAAAATTGGTTTTAATATCTGCTTTAAATAAAACTGATATTGAAGTAGTATCCATCAATGATTTGGTATCCATAGAATATTTAGCTTATATATTAAAATATGATTCTGTTCATGGTCCTTTTAAAGGAGATATTCGTATAGAAAATGATAATTATTTGATTTTAAACGAAAATCGTATAAAAGTAACTAATGAAAAAAATCCTGAAAATTTAGAATGGGGAAATTTAGGAGTCAATTGTGTAGTTGAATCTACTGGTCTTTTTTTAACGAAAAGGTTAGCTGGAGTACATTTACAATCAGGAGCTAAAAAAGTAATATTATCGGCTCCTCCAAAAGAGGATGATATTCCTATGTATGTAATGGGGGTTAATCATGATACTATTAATCCAGATCAAGATATTGTATCTAATTCATCTTGTACTACTAACTGTTTAGCTCCAGTTGTTAAAGTATTGAATGATAATTTTGGAATATTGGAAGGATTGATGACTACGATACATGCTTCTACTGCAACTCAAAAAATAGTAGATTCTGTTTCCTCCAAAGATTGGAGAGCAGGGAGGTCTTCCTTAATTAATATGATTCCATCATCTACTGGTGCAGCAAATGCTGTTGGGAAAATTATACCTAGTTTAAATGGAAAGTTAACTGGAATGGCTTTTCGAGTTCCTATTTCAGATGTATCTGTATTAGATTTAACCGTTCGTTTAAAGATTCGTACTACTTATGACTGTATTAAATGTTGCATGAAAAAAGAATCTAAAACTACATTAAAAGGGATATTAGGATATACAGAGGAAGCGGTTGTTTCTACAGATTTTATAGGAGATAAAAGAACTTCTATTTTCGATGCTAGTTCAAGTATTATGTTAAATCCTACTTTTATAAAAATAGTTTCATGGTATGATAATGAAGTAGGTTATTCCACTAAACTAGTAGATCTTATTCATTATATTTTTTCTCGTTATTATGGAATATGATTTAAAAATAAAAACCTTTTATTATATTTATCCGTTTTAAAAACTAAATTTTTTATACCATTGCTGATCATTAGATATGGAGCTTTTATTTTTCTATTATATTTAGAAATTTGATCGAAAATTTTTTGTGTTAATAAAATATTAGGAGCTTTACATTCAATAAGTATATGTGGTTTTTTATTAAAATGAACTAAAATATCTAATCTTTTAGATAGTTTATTAATCTGAAAAGGATGTTCCACCCATATATTAGAATTTTTGTAATTTTTTATTTTTTTTAGTAAAAAAATTATATATTGGCGGATCATTTCCTCTTTGGTAAATGGATAAAATTTTTTTCTAATTACACAAAATATATAAGTTTTATTCTTTGTTTTTTTTAAATGTAAATGATTGAAAAAAAAATCAAAAAAATACATACAAACTAAAGATAAAAAAAATATTATTTATGTCAAAAAAAATAATGGATTGTGTAATTATTGGATCTGGCCCTGCTGGATATTCTGCTGCTATATATGCTGCTCGTGCAGATTTAAATCCTATCCTTTTTCTAGGATTTCAACCTGGTGGTCAATTAACATCCACTACGAATGTGGATAATTATCCTGGATTTCCAGTTGGAATTAGTGGAAATGAACTTATGAAAAATTGTAAGAAACAAGCAGAGCGTTTCAATACCCTTATTATTCATAAAACTATTACTGAAGTATATTTATCTAATAAAAAAGGAGGAGTTCATTGTATTAATATAGAAAATAAAGAAAATATAGAAAGCAAGGGAATCATCATCGCTACAGGATCCCATCCTAAATTTTTGGGAATAGATAAAGAAAAAAAATTTATGGGATTGGGAGTTTCTTTTTGCGCTACTTGTGATGGTTTTTTTCATAAAGGAAAAGATGTAGTAGTTATAGGAGGAGGTGATACGGCTTTAGAAGAAGCTAGCTATTTATCCAAAATTTGTAAAAATGTATATTTATTGGTTAGAAAAAGTTATTTAAAAGCATCTAAAGCTTTACAACATCATATTTTCAAAAAAAAAAATATAAATATTTTTTTTTGTTCTCAAATTATAGAAATTATTGGAGATAATTTCTTAGAAGGAATTAAAATAATGAATAATAAGGATAAAACTAGTAAAATCCTTTTTATTAGTGGTCTATTTATTGCCATAGGTCATTCTCCTAATACAGAACTATTTCAAAATAAACTTAATCTAGATAAAAATGGTTATATTATTGTAGAAAAAGGAAGTACTTGTACGAGTAAACCAGGTGTGTTTGCGGCAGGGGATGTTCAAGATCCTATATATCGTCAAGCTATTACTTCAGCTGGGACTGGATGTATGGCTGCTTTAGATTTGGAAAGGTATTTATATTTGTATTAATAATTTAAGTTTTTTCATTTTTTTATACATGAAAGAAAACTATCATTTTTTCCATTTTTTAATTTCTCATGCCAAAAATTATGGTTTTGTTTTTCCATCTAGTGAGATTTATGGAGGAGTAAATGCTATTTATGATTATGGACAATATGGAATAGAATTAAAAAATAATATTAAAGAATATTGGTGGAAATCTATGACTCAACTTCATGAAAATATAGTTGGGCTGGATACTTCTATACTTATGCATTCCGATATTTGGAAAGCTTCTGGACATATTGAAAAATTTAATGAGTTTTTAATTGACAATAAAGATTCTAAAAAAAGATATCGTCCTGAGGTATTAATTAGAGAATATTTGAATTTAATATATAATAAAAATAAAGGGAACTTAGTAAGTAATCCTAAAGAAAAAATATTATTTCGTATGTATCAATCCTTAAAAAAAAAGGATTTATTAGATATTCGTGCTTTAATTGATGAATTAAATATTTCTGATCCTGTATTATGTGGATCTCGTAATTGGACAAATATTCGTTTATTTAATATGATGTTTAAAATTGAAGAGGAAAAAGGAAATATATTATATCTTCGTCCGGAGACTGCTCAGGGAATATTTTCTAATTTTTTAAATGTAAAAAATTCTAGTAGAATGAAGATCCCTTTTGGAATTGCTCAAATAGGAAAATCATTTCGTAATGAAATTATTGCTAGAAAATTTATTTTTCGTATGCGTGAATTTGAACAAATGGAAATGCAATTTTTTATTCTTCCTGAAGAAGAAATGAAATGGTATGAATATTGGAAAAAAAATAGGTTAAAATGGCATTTGGAATTAAATTTAGGAAATAAAAAATATCAAATACGTGATCATGATCAACTTGCTCATTATGCTAGTTTTGGATCGGATATAGAATTTAATTTTCCTTTTGGATTTAAAGAAATAGAAGGAATACACTCCCGAAGAGATTTCGATTTAAAAAGACACGAAATTTTTTCAAAAAAAAAATTAAGAGTTTTTGGAAAAAAAAAGAATTTGGGAAATTATATTCCTTATGTAATAGAAACTTCATTAGGATTAGATCGTCTTTTTTTAGCTATATTTTCTAATTCTCTTAAAAAAGAAAAACTAGAAAATGGAAATCAACGTATTGTCCTAAAATTTCCACCTTATTTATCTCCGGTTAAAGCGGCTATATTTCCATTAGTTTTAAAAGATGGATTGCCTGAAATGGCAAAAAAAATATTTAATAATCTTAAAATGGATTATCAATTGGTTTATGATCAAAAAGAATCTATTGGAAAACTTTATAGAAGACAAGATTCTATTGGGACTCCTCTTTGTTTTACTATAGATTATGATACTGTAAAAACAAATACAGTAACTATGAGAGATAGAGATTCTATGAAACAAAAAAGAGTTCATATAAAAAATATTTCTAAAATTATAGAAGATGTAACTGGTATCCGAAGAATTTTGAGAAAATTATAAATATAATATTATAATTTATTAAGAAATTTCTCTAATTTTTGATCCTAATTTATTTTTTAGAAATTTTTCTATTTTTTTCATTAAATCATTAATAATAATATCGGTTAATGTTTCATCTTTACTTTCAAAAAAAAAACTTATAGTATAAGATTTTTTTGATTTTGGTAAATTTTTTCCTTCATATAAATCGTATATTTCTATTTTTTTAATTAAATCCTTTTCCATTTTTTTTATTAATTGATAAACTTTTTCAAATGGAATTTTTTTGTCAATTAATAATGATAAGTCTCTTTTGGAAGTAGGATATTTAGAATATGGAATAAAAATTATTTTTTTTTCTTTAACAATAGAAATGAAATATTCCCAATCAATTTCTGCATAGAATATTTCTATATTTTTAGATATATTTTTTTTAATTTTTCCTAATTCTACAAGATTTTTATTTTTATATCTAATGGATATATTTTCTTTAAAAATAGGATGAATAGAGGATGTTTGAGTATAATAGTAAATTCCTATTCTTTTAAAAACTTGTTCTATAATCCCTTTTAAATAAAAAAATCCATCATTTTTATTTTCTATAGTTTTTTTACTTTTTTTTTCTATTTCTGATACAGCAATACTAAGACATGTTTTTTCTAAAAATTGATGATTTTTTCTATAATAGATTTTTCCAAATTCAAAAAATTTTATATTGTTATTTCCTCTATTATAATTATATTTTATGCTATCTATTATTCCAAATAATAGAGTTGAACGCATTGAATTATAATATTTATTTATAGGATTAATAATATTAATTGATTCTCTATCAAAAAAAGAATTTAATAAAAAAGAATCTGAATTTTGATTTCTCATAGGAGTATTTATAATTTCTTGAAATCCATAATTGACCAACTGATTAAAAATAACTTTTTGTATTTCTTCTTTTGTTTTATAAAAAAAATTAGGAATTGAATATATTTTTATTTTACTGGATTTTTTTATTTGGTTTATTCCATAAATACGCAATATTTCTTC contains the following coding sequences:
- the fabZ gene encoding 3-hydroxyacyl-ACP dehydratase FabZ, which translates into the protein MLDKQKTIAKKISLKGIGLYTEKKVTITFKPAPEHTGFIFVRTDIKGNPCMKANLSFLLNETEKGIILENNGLKIRTSEHVLAALTGMDLDNVIIELDSIESPIMDGSSKYFVEAIEKAGIIEQNAERKYFSIKEIISYEDSKTGGEIIALPSRKFEIVILMDFDSEFIDTQNAVLKHLNQFQKKIASSKTFCFLYEKEGKILNQKDLFSLHYTSNEIAKHYLLDIIGDLTLIGVKLKGKIIAYKPCHHINTQFAKRLIKKIKIFKKKDIPKFDLTKNPLFDIKSIMKILPHKPPFLLVDKIIELKENYVIGVKNVTMNEPFFMGHFPKEPIMPGVLQIEAIAQVGGILVLNKLKNPESYSTYFLKIDKVKFKQKVVPGDLLVFQVDLLEPIRRGIVHMQGKGYVNKKLVVEAEVLAKIMKID
- a CDS encoding elongation factor P, translating into MYTNIKKGLYILHNNEIYKIIDFLHVKPGRGYAFVRTKLKNIITGHILENNFSAKHKIKKEKIESDSYCYLYRYGNLFHFMNTKSYDQIQIEKKLMKNIEFLKEGMKFTIFFHVKNKNNKIFLFIKIPPTVILKVKYTESVKKGDTINNASKIAVLETENKLLVPLFIDSGEYIKINTDSKSYIERVRK
- the sucD gene encoding succinate--CoA ligase subunit alpha — its product is MSILIDKNIRVIVQGLTGKEGLFHTERMINYGTNIVGGVTPGKGGKIYLGIPIFNTMYDAVNNTGGDVSVIFVPSLFASDAIMEAISMNIRVIVCITEGIPVSDMIRVKYFLKGKKSRLIGPNCPGIISSEKSKVGIMPNLVFNKKGGVGIVSRSGTLTYEAADQIVKYGYGISTAIGIGGDSIIGINIQEILELFLKDEETKCIVMIGEIGGKLEIDAAEWIKKSKNKKPIIGFIAGQTAPKGRTMGHAGAIIGKTSETAKVKMDIMKKCGIHIVSSLAYIGMKVNEILHEKEK
- the pth gene encoding aminoacyl-tRNA hydrolase, with the protein product MDRFLITGLGNPGKLYQKTRHNLGFFILDQISEKYFFSFSQKKLGSLSEFIFQEKQIFFLKPSTYVNESGLSVKYWMNKKKILLKNILIISDDIYLNFGNIRLRGKGGDGGHNGLKSIEKELKSSHYARLRFGIKNDFSKKINYVLGIWNKNELKNILNRLEISINVIFSFTLNGLQKTMNLFNKKNLE
- the lepA gene encoding translation elongation factor 4, yielding MHYIRNFCIIAHIDHGKSTLADRLLEFTKTVPEGYRHQLLDDMDLERERGITIKSHAIQMEYKYKNQEYKLNLIDTPGHVDFSYEVSRSISACEGALLVVDCTKSVQAQTISNLYLALKKNLVIIPILNKIDLSNSRSEDVIEEIIELVKCKSEDIISVSAKNGLGIKDVLDKIVTHIPPPNGDNKAPLQAMIFDSFYNSFTGVVAYFRVKNGIIQKGQKLRFMSTEKIYCAYEIGILKLKRISKNKIEAGDVGYVVSGIKNTYEVKVGDTITDAKNPSLKAISGFEEVKPMVFASIYPINSDKYEELRSSIERLQLNDASLTFSSESSPALGFGFHCGFLGVLHMEVVKERLEREYGITVIITIPNVSYRVFMKKKLNKVIIVNNPSDFPEMEKIQRIEEPYVLVSVITKENFIGNVISLCIGKRGNMIGDQHYLTSCRIKVTFEIPLSEIIFDFYDKLKTISKGYASFDYHFLGYKNSDLKKITVLINHQKVDPLSLLVHKDKVFFIARKICKELSILIPKHQFSIPIQVSVSGKIIARETIKSLRKNVTAKCYGGDVSRKRKLLEKQKKGKKKMRQIGKVEIPSSTFVNFLKIN
- the gap gene encoding type I glyceraldehyde-3-phosphate dehydrogenase, whose translation is MSIIKIGINGLGRIGKLVLISALNKTDIEVVSINDLVSIEYLAYILKYDSVHGPFKGDIRIENDNYLILNENRIKVTNEKNPENLEWGNLGVNCVVESTGLFLTKRLAGVHLQSGAKKVILSAPPKEDDIPMYVMGVNHDTINPDQDIVSNSSCTTNCLAPVVKVLNDNFGILEGLMTTIHASTATQKIVDSVSSKDWRAGRSSLINMIPSSTGAANAVGKIIPSLNGKLTGMAFRVPISDVSVLDLTVRLKIRTTYDCIKCCMKKESKTTLKGILGYTEEAVVSTDFIGDKRTSIFDASSSIMLNPTFIKIVSWYDNEVGYSTKLVDLIHYIFSRYYGI
- a CDS encoding type I restriction enzyme HsdR N-terminal domain-containing protein, translating into MYFFDFFFNHLHLKKTKNKTYIFCVIRKKFYPFTKEEMIRQYIIFLLKKIKNYKNSNIWVEHPFQINKLSKRLDILVHFNKKPHILIECKAPNILLTQKIFDQISKYNRKIKAPYLMISNGIKNLVFKTDKYNKRFLFLNHIP
- the trxB gene encoding thioredoxin-disulfide reductase translates to MSKKIMDCVIIGSGPAGYSAAIYAARADLNPILFLGFQPGGQLTSTTNVDNYPGFPVGISGNELMKNCKKQAERFNTLIIHKTITEVYLSNKKGGVHCINIENKENIESKGIIIATGSHPKFLGIDKEKKFMGLGVSFCATCDGFFHKGKDVVVIGGGDTALEEASYLSKICKNVYLLVRKSYLKASKALQHHIFKKKNINIFFCSQIIEIIGDNFLEGIKIMNNKDKTSKILFISGLFIAIGHSPNTELFQNKLNLDKNGYIIVEKGSTCTSKPGVFAAGDVQDPIYRQAITSAGTGCMAALDLERYLYLY
- a CDS encoding glycine--tRNA ligase; translation: MKENYHFFHFLISHAKNYGFVFPSSEIYGGVNAIYDYGQYGIELKNNIKEYWWKSMTQLHENIVGLDTSILMHSDIWKASGHIEKFNEFLIDNKDSKKRYRPEVLIREYLNLIYNKNKGNLVSNPKEKILFRMYQSLKKKDLLDIRALIDELNISDPVLCGSRNWTNIRLFNMMFKIEEEKGNILYLRPETAQGIFSNFLNVKNSSRMKIPFGIAQIGKSFRNEIIARKFIFRMREFEQMEMQFFILPEEEMKWYEYWKKNRLKWHLELNLGNKKYQIRDHDQLAHYASFGSDIEFNFPFGFKEIEGIHSRRDFDLKRHEIFSKKKLRVFGKKKNLGNYIPYVIETSLGLDRLFLAIFSNSLKKEKLENGNQRIVLKFPPYLSPVKAAIFPLVLKDGLPEMAKKIFNNLKMDYQLVYDQKESIGKLYRRQDSIGTPLCFTIDYDTVKTNTVTMRDRDSMKQKRVHIKNISKIIEDVTGIRRILRKL